The following proteins are co-located in the Ictalurus punctatus breed USDA103 chromosome 14, Coco_2.0, whole genome shotgun sequence genome:
- the LOC108275334 gene encoding paramyosin isoform X1 codes for MASWISEDRFTANRNDWEWDFDLSSQEVRNPFRSSNHILLSEFDLWEKSLFKSQSSALSCVGVSRSDHSSKISTSSIGSQCGMKHSETAARQRWQSASRRAPDGAPRSHSEFEKRNALEESSMRRTELIQRLREVYSRLDTQTDLLKAKESQLQHSQSTTQLLELKHKQLAKALSVVEEQKEAAELGRFEESCRSTDLQDKVLQLEMDILKMKSSLESRSTAQISASHSKPHLGKTMPVTKDEFVREKKADREMKKLEEALGEAEERAASIGAEKDHALKQLRNYKEDQQTVLSQMEELKQRFSMSLAIQSELQDQLSETRSRLGQLELENELLTTKALRLEDNIEDLKSKLSNALAEKDRLVQEKAELYQRVQSLELELQRSQLGREGFTQQVCDLHSELTQTKSQASQQQQSALLMKEELQSVREANEKLSADLATATERLQETLQHLHELEAEKLIQTNQIAALETERLQLIGEKEELMDVFDQGDQKELRDLRERCCQLRELQEMLEYEKKELEAHCQGLEKKVQNVEAEYGLKEQELKLMEEKMEQEKEELKRVAAHWNERWLDVAMELQTTQAQLEETKKQQQESDALREEAAEMAIKLETLESEMKDRQNLIQRLLEEKTHYENELTRVKKEAGALERVELDACRQQLELERNRSQTLQQRLMGNPMSLEEMDGELVQLKAELQKVWEMLKNRDTELEEQQHELQSARGKVTQQNSEVQRLEQQLAKRDQELKQRDLFLTDLMTQRDTEKTEAQIKITALEDELAGLKDLKTIQKMSTQHDSQPIDSLLEAESNRTTEQLKQEKEHDLLKVHSVKDPQQGKGERRSPLMKRKETAVRSDIIDPDQQRRLITDQLKSLFKGREQMDDMAPPMIQRRTGSVLDYGSKSPKVIKNTVDTVRSEVKRQQKCGLDSGVHEKTGEPTAEQVAPDKEPQQLNCSTNQ; via the exons ATGGCCAGCTGGATCAGTGAAGACAGGTTCACAGCAAACAGAAATGACTGGGAATGGGACTTTGATTTGAGTTCTCAGGAAGTCAGGAACCCTTTCAGATCTTCAAACCACATTTTGCTGTCTGAGTTTGACTTGTGGGAAAAGTCTCTCTTTAAATCTCAG TCCTCAGCTTTGagttgtgtaggtgtgtctCGATCAGATCACAGCTCCAAAATCAGCACCAG CTCCATTGGCAGTCAGTGTGGGATGAAACACAGTGAAACAGCTGCCAGGCAAAGATGGCAATCTGCCTCACGTCGTGCTCCAGATGGGGCCCCCAGATCCCATTCTGAGTTTGAGAAACGAAATGCCCTAGAAGAGAGCAGCATGAGGAGGACCGAGCTCATTCAGAGGCTCCGGGAGGTTTACAGCCGTCTGGACACACAAACAGACCTGCTGAAAGCCAAGGAGAGCCAGCTTCAGCACAGCCAGAGCACTACCCAGCTTCTGGAGCTTAAGCATAAG CAGCTGGCAAAGGCACTGAGTGTTGTTGAGGAGCAGAAAGAAGCAGCTGAGTTAGGTCGCTTTGAGGAGAGCTGTCGCAGCACAGACCTGCAAGACAA ggtgctGCAGCTAGAGATGGACATTTTGAAGATGAAATCTAGCCTTGAAAGCAGGAGCACTGCTCAAATCTCAGCATCACATTCAAAGCCACACCTTGGCAAGACCATGCCTGTAACAAAAGATGAATTTGTAAGAGAG AAAAAGGCTGACCGGGAAATGAAGAAACTCGAAGAAGCCCTCGGGGAGGCAGAGGAGAGAGCCGCGAGCATAGGGGCTGAAAAGGACCATGCATTAAAACAACTCCGAAACTATAAAGAG GATCAGCAGACGGTATTGAGCCAGATGGAAGAGCTGAAACAGAGGTTTAGCATGTCCTTGGCCATCCAGAGTGAGTTGCAGGACCAGCTCAGCGAGACCCGCAGTCGCCTTGGCCAACTGGAACTG GAAAATGAACTGCTTACCACCAAAGCACTGCGATTGGAAGACAACATAGAGGACCTGAAGTCAAAGCTATCCAACGCTTTAGCTGAGAAAGATCGCCTGGTGCAG GAGAAAGCTGAACTGTACCAAAGAGTGCAAAGTTTGGAACTAGAGCTGCAAAGATCCCAGCTGGGCAGAGAGGGCTTTACTCAGCAGGTGTGTGATCTCCACTCTGAGCTGACTCAGACCAAGAGCCAGGCCAGCCAACAACAGCAGAGTGCCTTATTAATGAAAGAGGAACTGCAATCCGTCAGAGAG GCGAATGAGAAACTGTCAGCAGATTTGGCCACAGCCACAGAGAGGCTTCAGGAGACTCTACAGCATCTACATGAACTGGAAGCAGAAAAGCTGATCCAAACCAATCAGATAGCTGCGCTGGAGACTGAGCGTTTGCAGTTGAttggagagaaagaggagcTGATGGACGTGTTTGACCAGGGAGATCAGAAAGAGCTAAGAGATCTGAGGGAGAGATGCTGCCAGCTCAG AGAATTACAGGAAATGTTGGAGTATGAGAAGAAGGAACTTGAGGCACATTGCCAGGGCCTGGAAAAGAAAGTACAGAATGTTGAGGCAGAATATGGGCTTAAAGAACAAGAGCTGAAGCTCATGGAGGAGAAGATGGAGCAAGAGAAGGAAGAGCTAAAGAGAGTGGCAGCTCATTGGAATGAGCGATGGCTGGATGTTGCGATGGAATTGCAGACTACGCAGGCCCAACTAGAAGAGACCAAGAAGCAACAACAAGAGTCTGATGCA CTGAGGGAAGAGGCAGCAGAAATGGCAATCAAGCTGGAGACACTTGAGTCAGAGATGAAAGACAGGCA GAATCTGATCCAGAGATTGCTAGAAGAGAAGACACACTATGAGAACGAGCTGACCAGAGTTAAG AAAGAAGCCGGGGCTTTGGAGCGGGTGGAGCTTGATGCCTGCAGACAACAGCTGGAACTGGAGAGGAACAGAAGCCAAACTCTGCAGCAGAGACTTATGGGAAACCCT ATGTCTCTGgaggagatggatggagagcTGGTGCAGCTGAAGGCTGAGCTGCAGAAGGTGTGGGAGATGCTGAAGAACCGTGACACTGAGCTGGAGGAGCAGCAACATGAGCTGCAGTCTGCTCGTGGAAAG GTGACTCAGCAGAACAGCGAGGTACAGAGACTGGAGCAACAACTGGCTAAGAGAGATCAGGAATTGAAACAAAG AGATCTTTTCCTAACGGATTTGatgacacagagagacacagagaaaactGAGGCCCAAATCAAGATAACGGCTCTTGAAGATGAG CTTGCCGGACTAAAAGATCTGAAAACCATCCAGAAGATGAGCACTCAACATGACTCTCAGCCCATAGACTCCCTGTTGGAAG CAGAGAGCAATAGGACAACCGAGCAACTAAAGCAGGAAAAAGAACATGATCTGCTAAAAGTGCATAGTGTAAAAGATCCCCAGCAG GGAAAAGGAGAGAGGCgatcaccattaatgaagagaaAAGAGACAGCAGTAAGGTCTGATATCATAGATCCTGACCAACAGAGgagactaatcactgatcag CTGAAAAGTCTGTTTAAAGGGAGGGAACAGATGGATGATATGGCGCCTCCCATGATCCAGAGAAGAACTGGCTCAGTACTGGATTATGGCTCCAAGTCACCTAAAGTGATCAAG AATACCGTGGACACAGTAAGAAGTGAGGTGAAGAGGCAACAGAAATGTGGACTTGATTCAGGTGTTCATGAGAAGACAGGAGAACCCACTGCAGAACAAGTTGCTCCCGATAAAGAACCCCAGCAGCTCAACTGCAGCACTAATCAA TAA
- the LOC108275334 gene encoding interaptin isoform X2 has protein sequence MASWISEDRFTANRNDWEWDFDLSSQEVRNPFRSSNHILLSEFDLWEKSLFKSQSSALSCVGVSRSDHSSKISTSSIGSQCGMKHSETAARQRWQSASRRAPDGAPRSHSEFEKRNALEESSMRRTELIQRLREVYSRLDTQTDLLKAKESQLQHSQSTTQLLELKHKQLAKALSVVEEQKEAAELGRFEESCRSTDLQDKVLQLEMDILKMKSSLESRSTAQISASHSKPHLGKTMPVTKDEFVREKKADREMKKLEEALGEAEERAASIGAEKDHALKQLRNYKEDQQTVLSQMEELKQRFSMSLAIQSELQDQLSETRSRLGQLELENELLTTKALRLEDNIEDLKSKLSNALAEKDRLVQEKAELYQRVQSLELELQRSQLGREGFTQQVCDLHSELTQTKSQASQQQQSALLMKEELQSVREANEKLSADLATATERLQETLQHLHELEAEKLIQTNQIAALETERLQLIGEKEELMDVFDQGDQKELRDLRERCCQLRELQEMLEYEKKELEAHCQGLEKKVQNVEAEYGLKEQELKLMEEKMEQEKEELKRVAAHWNERWLDVAMELQTTQAQLEETKKQQQESDALREEAAEMAIKLETLESEMKDRQNLIQRLLEEKTHYENELTRVKKEAGALERVELDACRQQLELERNRSQTLQQRLMGNPMSLEEMDGELVQLKAELQKVWEMLKNRDTELEEQQHELQSARGKVTQQNSEVQRLEQQLAKRDQELKQRDLFLTDLMTQRDTEKTEAQIKITALEDELAGLKDLKTIQKMSTQHDSQPIDSLLEESNRTTEQLKQEKEHDLLKVHSVKDPQQGKGERRSPLMKRKETAVRSDIIDPDQQRRLITDQLKSLFKGREQMDDMAPPMIQRRTGSVLDYGSKSPKVIKNTVDTVRSEVKRQQKCGLDSGVHEKTGEPTAEQVAPDKEPQQLNCSTNQ, from the exons ATGGCCAGCTGGATCAGTGAAGACAGGTTCACAGCAAACAGAAATGACTGGGAATGGGACTTTGATTTGAGTTCTCAGGAAGTCAGGAACCCTTTCAGATCTTCAAACCACATTTTGCTGTCTGAGTTTGACTTGTGGGAAAAGTCTCTCTTTAAATCTCAG TCCTCAGCTTTGagttgtgtaggtgtgtctCGATCAGATCACAGCTCCAAAATCAGCACCAG CTCCATTGGCAGTCAGTGTGGGATGAAACACAGTGAAACAGCTGCCAGGCAAAGATGGCAATCTGCCTCACGTCGTGCTCCAGATGGGGCCCCCAGATCCCATTCTGAGTTTGAGAAACGAAATGCCCTAGAAGAGAGCAGCATGAGGAGGACCGAGCTCATTCAGAGGCTCCGGGAGGTTTACAGCCGTCTGGACACACAAACAGACCTGCTGAAAGCCAAGGAGAGCCAGCTTCAGCACAGCCAGAGCACTACCCAGCTTCTGGAGCTTAAGCATAAG CAGCTGGCAAAGGCACTGAGTGTTGTTGAGGAGCAGAAAGAAGCAGCTGAGTTAGGTCGCTTTGAGGAGAGCTGTCGCAGCACAGACCTGCAAGACAA ggtgctGCAGCTAGAGATGGACATTTTGAAGATGAAATCTAGCCTTGAAAGCAGGAGCACTGCTCAAATCTCAGCATCACATTCAAAGCCACACCTTGGCAAGACCATGCCTGTAACAAAAGATGAATTTGTAAGAGAG AAAAAGGCTGACCGGGAAATGAAGAAACTCGAAGAAGCCCTCGGGGAGGCAGAGGAGAGAGCCGCGAGCATAGGGGCTGAAAAGGACCATGCATTAAAACAACTCCGAAACTATAAAGAG GATCAGCAGACGGTATTGAGCCAGATGGAAGAGCTGAAACAGAGGTTTAGCATGTCCTTGGCCATCCAGAGTGAGTTGCAGGACCAGCTCAGCGAGACCCGCAGTCGCCTTGGCCAACTGGAACTG GAAAATGAACTGCTTACCACCAAAGCACTGCGATTGGAAGACAACATAGAGGACCTGAAGTCAAAGCTATCCAACGCTTTAGCTGAGAAAGATCGCCTGGTGCAG GAGAAAGCTGAACTGTACCAAAGAGTGCAAAGTTTGGAACTAGAGCTGCAAAGATCCCAGCTGGGCAGAGAGGGCTTTACTCAGCAGGTGTGTGATCTCCACTCTGAGCTGACTCAGACCAAGAGCCAGGCCAGCCAACAACAGCAGAGTGCCTTATTAATGAAAGAGGAACTGCAATCCGTCAGAGAG GCGAATGAGAAACTGTCAGCAGATTTGGCCACAGCCACAGAGAGGCTTCAGGAGACTCTACAGCATCTACATGAACTGGAAGCAGAAAAGCTGATCCAAACCAATCAGATAGCTGCGCTGGAGACTGAGCGTTTGCAGTTGAttggagagaaagaggagcTGATGGACGTGTTTGACCAGGGAGATCAGAAAGAGCTAAGAGATCTGAGGGAGAGATGCTGCCAGCTCAG AGAATTACAGGAAATGTTGGAGTATGAGAAGAAGGAACTTGAGGCACATTGCCAGGGCCTGGAAAAGAAAGTACAGAATGTTGAGGCAGAATATGGGCTTAAAGAACAAGAGCTGAAGCTCATGGAGGAGAAGATGGAGCAAGAGAAGGAAGAGCTAAAGAGAGTGGCAGCTCATTGGAATGAGCGATGGCTGGATGTTGCGATGGAATTGCAGACTACGCAGGCCCAACTAGAAGAGACCAAGAAGCAACAACAAGAGTCTGATGCA CTGAGGGAAGAGGCAGCAGAAATGGCAATCAAGCTGGAGACACTTGAGTCAGAGATGAAAGACAGGCA GAATCTGATCCAGAGATTGCTAGAAGAGAAGACACACTATGAGAACGAGCTGACCAGAGTTAAG AAAGAAGCCGGGGCTTTGGAGCGGGTGGAGCTTGATGCCTGCAGACAACAGCTGGAACTGGAGAGGAACAGAAGCCAAACTCTGCAGCAGAGACTTATGGGAAACCCT ATGTCTCTGgaggagatggatggagagcTGGTGCAGCTGAAGGCTGAGCTGCAGAAGGTGTGGGAGATGCTGAAGAACCGTGACACTGAGCTGGAGGAGCAGCAACATGAGCTGCAGTCTGCTCGTGGAAAG GTGACTCAGCAGAACAGCGAGGTACAGAGACTGGAGCAACAACTGGCTAAGAGAGATCAGGAATTGAAACAAAG AGATCTTTTCCTAACGGATTTGatgacacagagagacacagagaaaactGAGGCCCAAATCAAGATAACGGCTCTTGAAGATGAG CTTGCCGGACTAAAAGATCTGAAAACCATCCAGAAGATGAGCACTCAACATGACTCTCAGCCCATAGACTCCCTGTTGGAAG AGAGCAATAGGACAACCGAGCAACTAAAGCAGGAAAAAGAACATGATCTGCTAAAAGTGCATAGTGTAAAAGATCCCCAGCAG GGAAAAGGAGAGAGGCgatcaccattaatgaagagaaAAGAGACAGCAGTAAGGTCTGATATCATAGATCCTGACCAACAGAGgagactaatcactgatcag CTGAAAAGTCTGTTTAAAGGGAGGGAACAGATGGATGATATGGCGCCTCCCATGATCCAGAGAAGAACTGGCTCAGTACTGGATTATGGCTCCAAGTCACCTAAAGTGATCAAG AATACCGTGGACACAGTAAGAAGTGAGGTGAAGAGGCAACAGAAATGTGGACTTGATTCAGGTGTTCATGAGAAGACAGGAGAACCCACTGCAGAACAAGTTGCTCCCGATAAAGAACCCCAGCAGCTCAACTGCAGCACTAATCAA TAA
- the LOC108275334 gene encoding interaptin isoform X3 has product MASWISEDRFTANRNDWEWDFDLSSQEVRNPFRSSNHILLSEFDLWEKSLFKSQSSALSCVGVSRSDHSSKISTSSIGSQCGMKHSETAARQRWQSASRRAPDGAPRSHSEFEKRNALEESSMRRTELIQRLREVYSRLDTQTDLLKAKESQLQHSQSTTQLLELKHKLAKALSVVEEQKEAAELGRFEESCRSTDLQDKVLQLEMDILKMKSSLESRSTAQISASHSKPHLGKTMPVTKDEFVREKKADREMKKLEEALGEAEERAASIGAEKDHALKQLRNYKEDQQTVLSQMEELKQRFSMSLAIQSELQDQLSETRSRLGQLELENELLTTKALRLEDNIEDLKSKLSNALAEKDRLVQEKAELYQRVQSLELELQRSQLGREGFTQQVCDLHSELTQTKSQASQQQQSALLMKEELQSVREANEKLSADLATATERLQETLQHLHELEAEKLIQTNQIAALETERLQLIGEKEELMDVFDQGDQKELRDLRERCCQLRELQEMLEYEKKELEAHCQGLEKKVQNVEAEYGLKEQELKLMEEKMEQEKEELKRVAAHWNERWLDVAMELQTTQAQLEETKKQQQESDALREEAAEMAIKLETLESEMKDRQNLIQRLLEEKTHYENELTRVKKEAGALERVELDACRQQLELERNRSQTLQQRLMGNPMSLEEMDGELVQLKAELQKVWEMLKNRDTELEEQQHELQSARGKVTQQNSEVQRLEQQLAKRDQELKQRDLFLTDLMTQRDTEKTEAQIKITALEDELAGLKDLKTIQKMSTQHDSQPIDSLLEAESNRTTEQLKQEKEHDLLKVHSVKDPQQGKGERRSPLMKRKETAVRSDIIDPDQQRRLITDQLKSLFKGREQMDDMAPPMIQRRTGSVLDYGSKSPKVIKNTVDTVRSEVKRQQKCGLDSGVHEKTGEPTAEQVAPDKEPQQLNCSTNQ; this is encoded by the exons ATGGCCAGCTGGATCAGTGAAGACAGGTTCACAGCAAACAGAAATGACTGGGAATGGGACTTTGATTTGAGTTCTCAGGAAGTCAGGAACCCTTTCAGATCTTCAAACCACATTTTGCTGTCTGAGTTTGACTTGTGGGAAAAGTCTCTCTTTAAATCTCAG TCCTCAGCTTTGagttgtgtaggtgtgtctCGATCAGATCACAGCTCCAAAATCAGCACCAG CTCCATTGGCAGTCAGTGTGGGATGAAACACAGTGAAACAGCTGCCAGGCAAAGATGGCAATCTGCCTCACGTCGTGCTCCAGATGGGGCCCCCAGATCCCATTCTGAGTTTGAGAAACGAAATGCCCTAGAAGAGAGCAGCATGAGGAGGACCGAGCTCATTCAGAGGCTCCGGGAGGTTTACAGCCGTCTGGACACACAAACAGACCTGCTGAAAGCCAAGGAGAGCCAGCTTCAGCACAGCCAGAGCACTACCCAGCTTCTGGAGCTTAAGCATAAG CTGGCAAAGGCACTGAGTGTTGTTGAGGAGCAGAAAGAAGCAGCTGAGTTAGGTCGCTTTGAGGAGAGCTGTCGCAGCACAGACCTGCAAGACAA ggtgctGCAGCTAGAGATGGACATTTTGAAGATGAAATCTAGCCTTGAAAGCAGGAGCACTGCTCAAATCTCAGCATCACATTCAAAGCCACACCTTGGCAAGACCATGCCTGTAACAAAAGATGAATTTGTAAGAGAG AAAAAGGCTGACCGGGAAATGAAGAAACTCGAAGAAGCCCTCGGGGAGGCAGAGGAGAGAGCCGCGAGCATAGGGGCTGAAAAGGACCATGCATTAAAACAACTCCGAAACTATAAAGAG GATCAGCAGACGGTATTGAGCCAGATGGAAGAGCTGAAACAGAGGTTTAGCATGTCCTTGGCCATCCAGAGTGAGTTGCAGGACCAGCTCAGCGAGACCCGCAGTCGCCTTGGCCAACTGGAACTG GAAAATGAACTGCTTACCACCAAAGCACTGCGATTGGAAGACAACATAGAGGACCTGAAGTCAAAGCTATCCAACGCTTTAGCTGAGAAAGATCGCCTGGTGCAG GAGAAAGCTGAACTGTACCAAAGAGTGCAAAGTTTGGAACTAGAGCTGCAAAGATCCCAGCTGGGCAGAGAGGGCTTTACTCAGCAGGTGTGTGATCTCCACTCTGAGCTGACTCAGACCAAGAGCCAGGCCAGCCAACAACAGCAGAGTGCCTTATTAATGAAAGAGGAACTGCAATCCGTCAGAGAG GCGAATGAGAAACTGTCAGCAGATTTGGCCACAGCCACAGAGAGGCTTCAGGAGACTCTACAGCATCTACATGAACTGGAAGCAGAAAAGCTGATCCAAACCAATCAGATAGCTGCGCTGGAGACTGAGCGTTTGCAGTTGAttggagagaaagaggagcTGATGGACGTGTTTGACCAGGGAGATCAGAAAGAGCTAAGAGATCTGAGGGAGAGATGCTGCCAGCTCAG AGAATTACAGGAAATGTTGGAGTATGAGAAGAAGGAACTTGAGGCACATTGCCAGGGCCTGGAAAAGAAAGTACAGAATGTTGAGGCAGAATATGGGCTTAAAGAACAAGAGCTGAAGCTCATGGAGGAGAAGATGGAGCAAGAGAAGGAAGAGCTAAAGAGAGTGGCAGCTCATTGGAATGAGCGATGGCTGGATGTTGCGATGGAATTGCAGACTACGCAGGCCCAACTAGAAGAGACCAAGAAGCAACAACAAGAGTCTGATGCA CTGAGGGAAGAGGCAGCAGAAATGGCAATCAAGCTGGAGACACTTGAGTCAGAGATGAAAGACAGGCA GAATCTGATCCAGAGATTGCTAGAAGAGAAGACACACTATGAGAACGAGCTGACCAGAGTTAAG AAAGAAGCCGGGGCTTTGGAGCGGGTGGAGCTTGATGCCTGCAGACAACAGCTGGAACTGGAGAGGAACAGAAGCCAAACTCTGCAGCAGAGACTTATGGGAAACCCT ATGTCTCTGgaggagatggatggagagcTGGTGCAGCTGAAGGCTGAGCTGCAGAAGGTGTGGGAGATGCTGAAGAACCGTGACACTGAGCTGGAGGAGCAGCAACATGAGCTGCAGTCTGCTCGTGGAAAG GTGACTCAGCAGAACAGCGAGGTACAGAGACTGGAGCAACAACTGGCTAAGAGAGATCAGGAATTGAAACAAAG AGATCTTTTCCTAACGGATTTGatgacacagagagacacagagaaaactGAGGCCCAAATCAAGATAACGGCTCTTGAAGATGAG CTTGCCGGACTAAAAGATCTGAAAACCATCCAGAAGATGAGCACTCAACATGACTCTCAGCCCATAGACTCCCTGTTGGAAG CAGAGAGCAATAGGACAACCGAGCAACTAAAGCAGGAAAAAGAACATGATCTGCTAAAAGTGCATAGTGTAAAAGATCCCCAGCAG GGAAAAGGAGAGAGGCgatcaccattaatgaagagaaAAGAGACAGCAGTAAGGTCTGATATCATAGATCCTGACCAACAGAGgagactaatcactgatcag CTGAAAAGTCTGTTTAAAGGGAGGGAACAGATGGATGATATGGCGCCTCCCATGATCCAGAGAAGAACTGGCTCAGTACTGGATTATGGCTCCAAGTCACCTAAAGTGATCAAG AATACCGTGGACACAGTAAGAAGTGAGGTGAAGAGGCAACAGAAATGTGGACTTGATTCAGGTGTTCATGAGAAGACAGGAGAACCCACTGCAGAACAAGTTGCTCCCGATAAAGAACCCCAGCAGCTCAACTGCAGCACTAATCAA TAA